One window of Bacillus alkalicellulosilyticus genomic DNA carries:
- a CDS encoding endo-1,4-beta-xylanase: MGQSNQLAHRMASKRINLVDASGNPVVGKEVQLKQTNHKFLFGSGIFNAIEVANKNVPPDRLAFLEEKLDKFLDIFNFATLPFYWGVFPGYWGGFEPERGKPRTQELKAAAQWLKDRNVTVKGHPLVWHTATAPWLLDMSNEEILKAQFARIEREVTDFKGLIDMWDVINEVVIMPIYDKYDNGITRIAKDLGRVGIVKEVFAKTRESNPGSTLLLNDFNTSINYEILLDGCLNAGIQIDAIGIQSHQHQGYWGREKLEEVLDRFSQFGLPIHFTENTLLSGHLMPPEIVDLNDYKVTDWPSTPEHEERQAKEVEEMYTILFNHPLVEAISSWEFSDDGAWINAPSGFIRKGNSLKPSYEVLQKLIKGDWYTNTTCETDENGMVSFEGFLGDYELICGDKKVSFTLDIDAETVRMVI; this comes from the coding sequence ATGGGACAAAGCAATCAATTAGCACACCGTATGGCTTCAAAGAGAATTAATCTAGTGGATGCATCAGGTAATCCTGTTGTTGGAAAAGAAGTACAATTAAAACAAACTAACCATAAATTTTTGTTTGGTAGTGGGATTTTTAATGCAATTGAAGTAGCTAACAAAAATGTACCACCAGACAGACTTGCCTTTTTGGAAGAGAAACTAGATAAGTTTTTAGATATATTTAACTTTGCGACACTCCCTTTTTACTGGGGAGTATTTCCTGGCTATTGGGGTGGGTTTGAGCCTGAAAGAGGAAAGCCACGGACACAAGAGTTAAAGGCTGCTGCCCAGTGGTTAAAAGATAGAAACGTAACAGTGAAAGGCCATCCTCTTGTCTGGCACACAGCAACCGCTCCATGGCTTCTCGACATGAGTAATGAAGAAATCCTGAAAGCACAATTTGCAAGAATTGAACGCGAAGTAACTGACTTCAAAGGATTAATCGATATGTGGGATGTTATCAATGAAGTGGTGATTATGCCTATTTATGATAAATATGATAATGGGATTACTAGAATTGCAAAAGATTTGGGGCGAGTTGGTATCGTGAAAGAAGTGTTTGCAAAGACAAGGGAATCAAACCCTGGCTCCACTCTGCTTTTGAATGACTTTAATACATCAATTAACTATGAAATTTTACTTGATGGCTGTCTAAATGCAGGTATACAAATCGATGCCATCGGTATTCAGTCACATCAGCATCAAGGATATTGGGGTCGTGAAAAATTAGAAGAAGTATTAGATCGCTTCTCTCAATTTGGACTACCTATTCATTTTACCGAAAACACACTGTTATCCGGACACCTTATGCCACCTGAAATTGTCGATCTGAATGACTATAAAGTAACAGATTGGCCGTCAACACCTGAACATGAAGAACGCCAGGCAAAAGAAGTAGAAGAAATGTACACAATCCTATTTAACCATCCTTTAGTAGAAGCCATCTCCTCTTGGGAATTCAGTGATGATGGGGCTTGGATTAATGCGCCTTCCGGATTTATCCGAAAAGGTAATAGTCTAAAACCGTCATATGAAGTGTTACAGAAACTAATCAAAGGCGATTGGTATACAAACACGACTTGTGAGACCGATGAAAACGGAATGGTTTCATTTGAAGGATTCCTAGGGGATTATGAACTGATTTGTGGAGATAAGAAAGTAAGCTTTACATTAGATATAGATGCTGAGACTGTACGGATGGTAATCTAA
- a CDS encoding SMI1/KNR4 family protein, with protein sequence MNILPERLDEVLAEQIYKREDSKLVQDALIRLGVNASDTFQEFYIKYAGPFWEEHVPFELLDIADEENNIESYTLICREEHGFSKQYLVLSEMSANAVLVLDTATDKVYIVNFEGGDELFLKGELKETWSSFFDFLKAYFNC encoded by the coding sequence ATGAATATTTTGCCTGAGAGACTAGATGAAGTTCTAGCAGAACAAATATATAAACGTGAAGATAGCAAGCTAGTACAGGATGCTTTAATAAGGCTAGGTGTAAACGCATCAGATACTTTCCAAGAATTTTATATCAAATATGCAGGCCCTTTTTGGGAAGAACATGTACCCTTTGAATTACTAGATATAGCAGATGAAGAAAATAATATTGAATCATACACACTCATTTGTAGAGAAGAACATGGTTTTTCGAAGCAATATCTTGTTTTAAGTGAAATGTCAGCAAATGCTGTATTAGTGCTGGATACTGCAACAGATAAAGTTTATATAGTTAATTTTGAGGGGGGAGATGAACTGTTTTTAAAAGGAGAGTTAAAAGAAACTTGGTCATCGTTTTTTGATTTCTTGAAGGCATATTTTAATTGTTAA
- a CDS encoding ABC transporter ATP-binding protein yields the protein MTVLEVKNLKKSFGAIHAVQDISFSVEAGEVFTIIGPNGAGKTTTLEMIEGLVPPDGGDIRFGEFNWDKHAKTIKQKIGVQPQSSAMFDLLTPEENLNLFATFYDKARPTEEILTLINLTDHRNNQVKKLSGGQRQRLAIGLAMISDPDIIFLDEPTTGLDPQARRNIWDIILQLKKLGKTIILTTHYMEEAEKLSDRVCIVDQGKIVTLDTPSGLIEKLTEEREVRLSFINGPEAAEEANLFSSNLPSVNRTEREEASLILWSTDPENTLYSLFGFTKEKNYQVEQVSIREMSLEDVFIAFTGKEWRD from the coding sequence ATGACCGTTTTAGAAGTAAAGAATTTAAAAAAATCATTTGGTGCCATCCATGCGGTTCAAGACATTAGCTTTTCTGTGGAAGCTGGTGAGGTCTTTACCATTATCGGACCGAATGGTGCAGGTAAAACAACCACCTTAGAAATGATTGAAGGCTTAGTTCCACCTGATGGGGGAGACATCCGTTTTGGAGAGTTCAACTGGGATAAGCATGCAAAAACGATAAAACAAAAAATTGGCGTACAGCCTCAATCTAGTGCGATGTTTGATTTATTAACTCCTGAAGAAAACTTGAACCTATTTGCGACCTTCTATGATAAAGCCCGTCCAACCGAAGAAATCCTAACCTTAATTAACTTGACTGACCACCGCAATAACCAAGTGAAAAAGCTCTCAGGTGGTCAACGACAACGACTTGCGATTGGATTAGCTATGATTAGTGATCCTGACATAATTTTTTTAGATGAACCGACGACAGGACTTGACCCACAAGCTCGCCGCAACATTTGGGACATCATTTTACAACTAAAGAAGCTCGGTAAAACAATCATCTTGACTACTCATTATATGGAGGAAGCCGAAAAGTTAAGTGATCGAGTGTGTATCGTGGACCAAGGAAAAATCGTAACCCTAGATACACCTTCAGGACTGATTGAAAAATTAACAGAAGAACGGGAAGTACGCCTGTCCTTCATCAATGGACCTGAGGCTGCGGAAGAGGCAAACCTCTTTTCTAGCAATCTACCATCCGTCAACCGAACAGAGCGTGAAGAAGCGTCCTTAATTCTTTGGTCGACCGACCCAGAGAATACGTTATATAGCTTATTTGGGTTTACAAAAGAAAAGAATTATCAGGTAGAGCAAGTCTCCATTCGTGAAATGAGCTTAGAGGATGTGTTCATTGCGTTTACTGGAAAGGAATGGAGGGATTAA
- a CDS encoding sugar-binding protein, giving the protein MSKTFKRVFTFLCCLAMLVPMTPVGFAETDLGSSILTDETATAVYGTPELGSNDPLWEKTMEHSINRSTVPDDPRPKATGTARILWDEDYLYARVVVEDSDVFVGNGPNHMYDSVEFYVGPGRSGSNQWRVSAMGLWSGVNAQGRAGWTELTETGYIVEVRLPKRTLTLEEGPFTFEVYINNSSSEGNDRYEVVSSFGEPDTGFSSDASFRDKLTLIAATEPDDRFSITATTGSGGKISPNAPGNVLRVGEGEDRTFTFIPEHGQILDTVTVDDIDVSVTEDNTYTIENVSANHKIHATFKNDPGAELLDFIVWNDNFAKGEYTTAVIIDLGEGNAVENSELTPEMFTVSARDTTLDGTAVAFEGTRKITRVYANNEPKVRGYLGRVANSPDYQDGLESGRYIVVEFEFYTATGGVTTLDGSSNSTLQKYSVTQTGDITLTEGSSLENVVFVQKEVVNPILDKFTTHSDHSVNRALYLHTNENDETVQGLPLYVYIHGMGRGGQSAATDQKAAMKSANGAVALMKKMGENPDKYASHVLNISYNGISTPNTANVKAVLDDLVTSGAVDPNRIYVAGFSWGGQYTNRLLNEYPGFFAAGAPMSPVSGSPNAGSDEAHADLAYWMFVNSYDGGSYQTNLENFINENLPKMTNARASLFDSNETFVWPYNQFDQADQRPNPEQNPPLQAYIAHEVEAAVLYNKVYETDWNMAPTAGTLDSRYEDVFDWMFAQDLEGENVGEPDPTDPDPTDPDPTDPDPTNPEPTDPEPTDPDPTNPEPTNPEPTDPDPTDPDPTDPDSSDKLPATATNYYNMLLIGLALLIVGILTTVIRRKKMQTSS; this is encoded by the coding sequence ATGTCAAAGACTTTTAAAAGAGTATTCACTTTTCTCTGTTGCTTGGCAATGTTGGTGCCGATGACGCCTGTAGGCTTTGCCGAAACTGACCTAGGATCAAGCATATTGACAGATGAGACAGCGACAGCCGTTTACGGGACTCCCGAACTTGGGTCGAACGATCCGCTGTGGGAGAAAACAATGGAACATAGCATTAACCGAAGCACTGTACCCGATGACCCCAGACCAAAAGCTACGGGCACAGCCAGGATTCTTTGGGACGAGGACTATCTGTACGCTCGTGTAGTCGTGGAGGACAGCGATGTATTTGTGGGGAATGGTCCGAATCACATGTACGACAGCGTGGAGTTTTATGTCGGCCCAGGCAGAAGCGGGTCTAACCAATGGCGTGTCAGCGCTATGGGGCTGTGGTCTGGAGTGAATGCCCAGGGCAGAGCGGGGTGGACTGAGCTTACGGAAACGGGGTATATCGTGGAGGTGAGATTACCCAAAAGAACCTTGACCTTGGAGGAAGGCCCGTTCACTTTTGAAGTTTATATCAACAACTCATCGTCAGAGGGCAATGACCGTTACGAGGTCGTTTCCAGTTTCGGAGAGCCGGATACGGGTTTTAGCAGCGACGCTTCATTTAGAGACAAGCTAACACTTATTGCCGCAACCGAGCCAGACGACAGATTCTCAATTACAGCCACAACAGGATCGGGCGGTAAAATATCGCCGAACGCACCCGGCAATGTCTTAAGAGTAGGAGAGGGAGAAGACAGAACCTTTACGTTTATCCCCGAGCATGGCCAGATTTTAGATACCGTAACGGTAGACGATATTGATGTGAGTGTAACGGAGGACAATACTTATACCATTGAAAATGTAAGCGCTAACCATAAGATACACGCGACATTCAAAAATGATCCGGGTGCGGAGTTGCTTGACTTTATCGTGTGGAATGACAACTTCGCAAAAGGCGAGTATACAACGGCGGTCATTATTGACTTGGGCGAAGGTAATGCGGTGGAAAACTCCGAACTGACACCGGAGATGTTTACCGTATCGGCCAGGGACACGACCTTAGATGGCACGGCGGTGGCATTTGAAGGAACGCGCAAGATTACAAGGGTTTACGCCAATAATGAACCGAAAGTTCGCGGCTATCTGGGAAGGGTAGCAAATTCGCCGGATTATCAGGACGGATTGGAAAGTGGCCGTTATATCGTAGTCGAGTTTGAATTCTATACAGCGACCGGTGGTGTGACAACGTTGGATGGCAGCAGTAATTCGACGCTGCAAAAATACAGTGTCACTCAAACCGGAGATATCACTCTGACGGAAGGAAGCTCGCTTGAGAATGTGGTTTTTGTGCAAAAAGAAGTTGTGAACCCTATTCTTGACAAGTTTACAACACACTCTGATCATTCAGTCAATCGCGCGCTCTACCTTCATACGAATGAAAATGATGAGACAGTACAAGGATTACCGCTGTATGTATACATCCACGGTATGGGACGCGGCGGCCAAAGCGCTGCAACAGACCAAAAAGCGGCTATGAAATCTGCCAATGGCGCGGTCGCATTGATGAAAAAAATGGGTGAAAACCCCGACAAATATGCCAGCCATGTGCTGAATATTTCCTATAATGGCATTAGTACTCCAAATACAGCCAATGTTAAAGCGGTATTAGACGATTTGGTTACCAGCGGAGCGGTAGACCCGAACCGTATTTATGTGGCGGGCTTCTCATGGGGCGGCCAGTATACGAACAGATTACTTAACGAATATCCTGGCTTTTTCGCGGCCGGCGCTCCGATGTCTCCGGTATCCGGGTCGCCAAACGCGGGTAGTGATGAAGCGCACGCAGACTTGGCTTATTGGATGTTTGTGAATTCTTATGACGGCGGGTCATACCAGACTAACCTCGAAAACTTTATAAACGAGAATCTACCGAAAATGACCAACGCGAGGGCTTCGTTATTTGATAGCAACGAAACTTTTGTATGGCCCTATAATCAATTCGATCAGGCGGATCAGAGACCGAATCCTGAACAGAATCCTCCTTTGCAAGCTTATATAGCGCATGAAGTTGAAGCGGCGGTTCTTTATAATAAGGTATATGAGACAGATTGGAACATGGCACCGACTGCCGGTACTTTAGATAGCAGATACGAAGATGTCTTTGACTGGATGTTCGCGCAAGATTTAGAAGGTGAGAATGTGGGAGAACCAGACCCAACAGATCCAGACCCAACAGATCCAGACCCAACAGATCCAGACCCAACAAATCCAGAGCCAACAGATCCAGAGCCGACAGATCCAGACCCAACAAATCCAGAGCCAACAAATCCAGAGCCGACAGATCCAGACCCAACAGATCCAGACCCAACAGATCCTGACAGTTCAGATAAGCTTCCTGCCACTGCTACAAATTACTACAATATGCTGTTAATAGGATTGGCTCTATTAATAGTTGGAATCCTTACGACTGTTATAAGACGTAAAAAGATGCAAACATCTTCATAA
- a CDS encoding helix-turn-helix domain-containing protein — translation MEITVNMLKVIRAVAAHRQIDTAEKLGYSLSYISKVERKERKLSKQAVLRVMDAYGLSTERLEQVRVTAKEYEQKGLL, via the coding sequence ATGGAGATAACAGTTAACATGCTGAAAGTAATTAGAGCAGTAGCAGCGCACAGGCAGATAGATACGGCTGAAAAGCTAGGCTATTCACTTAGTTACATTTCAAAAGTAGAGAGAAAGGAGCGTAAGCTAAGTAAACAAGCCGTATTGCGTGTTATGGACGCCTACGGGCTAAGTACAGAGCGCTTAGAGCAAGTACGAGTAACAGCAAAAGAGTACGAACAAAAGGGGCTATTATAA
- a CDS encoding VanZ family protein: MDKNIELFVKEIVSELECSKEEKSDIAEEVKGHLYLLKNEYLEQGISDEEATKKALESFGESRQLKDDFQKSLSPYYKIVKIGTWTLFCLYAFIVLFNLLFQRILIRINDYIHAISNNYELFNRYFYTPPNSNGFLDIEVWKLNANIIPFRNMYNYIVNHQNFNLNIVIDNTLGNVLIFIPLGVFLAIIFNKLNTMSKVVVCTLMISFSIEFLQFTLRVGQFDIDDIILNTLGSVIGYLIVNAIIKGASFFKIRVNPSST, translated from the coding sequence GTGGATAAGAACATCGAGTTGTTTGTTAAAGAAATTGTTAGTGAACTAGAGTGTAGTAAGGAAGAAAAAAGCGATATAGCTGAAGAAGTAAAAGGCCATTTATACTTACTAAAAAATGAGTACCTAGAGCAAGGGATATCAGATGAAGAAGCTACAAAAAAAGCATTGGAGAGTTTTGGAGAATCTAGACAATTAAAAGATGATTTTCAAAAATCTTTATCCCCTTATTATAAAATAGTAAAAATAGGGACGTGGACTTTATTTTGCTTGTACGCATTCATTGTTCTATTTAATCTGCTATTTCAACGAATACTAATTCGTATTAATGATTACATCCATGCTATTTCTAATAATTATGAACTTTTTAATCGTTATTTTTATACTCCACCCAATTCAAATGGTTTTCTAGATATTGAGGTTTGGAAATTAAATGCTAACATTATTCCTTTTCGCAACATGTATAACTACATAGTGAACCACCAGAATTTCAATTTAAATATCGTAATCGATAACACTTTAGGAAACGTTCTTATCTTTATTCCTTTAGGAGTATTTCTTGCCATCATATTTAATAAATTAAATACAATGTCAAAAGTGGTGGTTTGCACTCTAATGATAAGTTTTTCAATAGAATTTCTACAATTCACACTAAGAGTAGGTCAATTTGATATTGATGATATTATACTTAACACATTAGGTAGTGTTATTGGCTATCTTATAGTAAATGCAATAATTAAGGGTGCCAGCTTTTTCAAAATAAGAGTAAATCCTAGTTCTACCTAA
- a CDS encoding ABC transporter permease, giving the protein MNQFKQMFLAQLKLTFREKQAWFWGIFFPVILMSIFMVIFTGGSDNEFSAKVAIVNENQNATSEMLLQQITQIPVLEIETGDTVSREKADELVKDQDVQAAIVLPESADDTSILLIVNRENEQGVTTQALSGMLNNFVQQANLQAAGAVPTYELQFESITSSSNQISYTDFLLTGMIALAIAQGGMFGMVDLVEMRRKGLIKRLRMTPANMNIFGLSDMIMRLLFSIIQIILLTLIGVFIFGANVFINIPSLLVVFLLGALSFNALGYLFSSFSNTSEAYMGVANIASFLMMFLSGVFFPIETMPEWIQPISNILPLTYFVEGLRESMVYSTSIFTASLWTAIGIMVLWGVVAFIAGSWLYKRKSIVATR; this is encoded by the coding sequence ATGAATCAATTCAAACAAATGTTTCTGGCTCAACTCAAATTAACATTTCGTGAAAAACAAGCTTGGTTTTGGGGAATATTCTTTCCTGTCATTTTAATGTCTATCTTTATGGTGATCTTTACGGGTGGTTCTGACAATGAGTTTTCTGCAAAAGTAGCCATTGTGAATGAAAACCAAAATGCTACATCCGAAATGCTATTACAGCAAATCACGCAAATCCCAGTTTTAGAAATCGAAACGGGTGACACGGTAAGTCGTGAGAAAGCGGATGAACTTGTAAAAGACCAGGACGTTCAAGCTGCGATTGTCTTGCCTGAATCCGCAGATGATACTTCTATTCTACTAATCGTCAATAGAGAAAACGAACAAGGAGTAACTACCCAAGCTCTATCAGGAATGCTTAATAACTTTGTGCAACAGGCCAATCTCCAGGCCGCAGGTGCCGTTCCTACATATGAATTACAGTTTGAATCGATTACCTCAAGTAGTAACCAAATCAGTTATACAGACTTCCTTTTGACGGGTATGATTGCGTTAGCGATTGCTCAAGGTGGAATGTTCGGTATGGTTGATTTAGTAGAAATGCGACGGAAAGGATTAATCAAAAGGTTGCGCATGACTCCAGCTAATATGAATATCTTTGGGTTGAGTGATATGATCATGCGATTACTCTTTAGTATCATACAAATTATTTTATTAACCCTCATTGGCGTGTTCATTTTTGGGGCTAATGTATTCATAAATATCCCTAGCTTACTCGTGGTCTTCTTACTAGGAGCTTTATCTTTTAACGCGTTAGGATACTTATTCTCCTCTTTTAGTAATACATCCGAAGCGTATATGGGAGTCGCCAATATTGCCAGCTTCCTGATGATGTTTTTGAGTGGCGTATTCTTTCCGATAGAGACCATGCCTGAGTGGATTCAGCCAATATCCAATATCCTGCCACTTACTTATTTTGTGGAAGGGTTACGAGAGAGCATGGTTTACTCCACGAGCATCTTTACAGCAAGTCTTTGGACAGCGATTGGAATCATGGTCCTTTGGGGAGTTGTTGCCTTTATCGCTGGATCATGGCTTTATAAGAGAAAGTCGATTGTGGCGACGAGATAA
- a CDS encoding PadR family transcriptional regulator, translating to MDKEIMKGSIDILLLSVLSKRDMYGYEMVKTLKENSNELYSMSEGTLYPALKRLENKKWLTSYWDNTEVGARRKYYQITDEGKTELVRKLSEWKKVNNLIKVCSEGMAWIRTSSCLLKKLLVN from the coding sequence ATGGATAAAGAAATAATGAAAGGAAGTATTGATATTTTACTCCTTTCGGTCCTTAGTAAAAGGGATATGTATGGGTATGAAATGGTAAAAACATTAAAGGAAAATAGTAATGAACTTTATAGTATGAGTGAAGGGACTTTATATCCTGCACTGAAAAGATTAGAAAACAAAAAATGGCTTACGTCATATTGGGATAACACAGAAGTGGGTGCGAGAAGGAAGTATTATCAAATTACGGATGAAGGGAAAACAGAGCTAGTAAGAAAACTTTCAGAATGGAAAAAAGTAAATAATTTAATAAAAGTATGTTCGGAGGGCATGGCGTGGATAAGAACATCGAGTTGTTTGTTAAAGAAATTGTTAGTGAACTAG